Proteins encoded by one window of Cyanobium sp. NS01:
- the hisB gene encoding imidazoleglycerol-phosphate dehydratase HisB, with the protein MSSLPDLNHDGPGGGRGGTVHRLTGETDVSVRLGLDGSGRCQVGTGVPFLDHMLHQLASHGLLDLEISAVGDTHIDDHHTNEDVGIALGQALAQALGDRRGIQRFGHFVAPLDEALVQVALDCSGRPHLSYGLEIPAQRIGSYDTELVKEFFVAVVNNSGLTLHIRQLAGSNSHHIVEACFKAFARALRLATEIDPRRAGAIPSSKGVLERAGAA; encoded by the coding sequence GTGTCCTCCCTTCCGGACCTCAACCACGACGGCCCCGGCGGCGGCCGCGGTGGCACCGTGCACCGGCTCACCGGCGAAACCGACGTGAGCGTGCGGCTGGGCCTCGATGGCAGCGGCCGCTGCCAGGTGGGCACCGGCGTGCCCTTCCTCGACCACATGCTCCACCAGCTGGCCAGCCATGGCCTTCTGGATCTGGAGATCAGCGCCGTGGGCGACACCCACATCGATGATCACCACACCAACGAGGACGTGGGCATCGCCCTGGGCCAGGCCCTGGCCCAGGCCCTGGGCGACCGGCGCGGCATCCAGCGCTTCGGCCACTTCGTGGCCCCCCTCGACGAGGCGCTGGTGCAGGTGGCCCTCGACTGCTCCGGGCGGCCCCACCTCAGTTACGGCCTGGAGATCCCGGCCCAGCGGATCGGCAGCTATGACACCGAACTGGTGAAGGAGTTCTTCGTGGCGGTGGTGAACAACTCCGGCCTCACCCTGCACATCCGCCAGCTGGCGGGCTCGAACTCGCACCACATCGTGGAGGCCTGCTTCAAGGCCTTCGCCCGGGCCCTGCGGCTGGCCACGGAGATCGACCCGCGCCGCGCCGGCGCCATTCCCAGCAGCAAGGGAGTGCTGGAGCGGGCTGGCGCGGCCTGA
- a CDS encoding carbonic anhydrase, whose protein sequence is MLEVESGQHPTAAVLGCADSRVPVELLFDTGFGDLFVVRNAGTLSTTAAIASLEYAVAHLGVPVIVVLGHERCGAVEAALNPALTLTPSLAQLVGQLRMELINLGGHHDLDQASRHHTLNAARNLVDSSVLLTDLLRAGRLSVEAAFYNLHTTTIDWMGAVMPMRTEQFISTP, encoded by the coding sequence ATGCTGGAGGTGGAATCGGGTCAGCACCCCACCGCCGCGGTGCTGGGCTGCGCCGACTCGCGGGTGCCGGTGGAGCTGCTGTTCGACACCGGATTCGGCGACCTGTTCGTGGTGCGCAACGCCGGCACCCTCTCCACCACCGCCGCCATCGCCTCGCTGGAGTACGCCGTGGCTCACCTGGGCGTGCCGGTGATCGTGGTGCTGGGCCATGAACGCTGCGGCGCCGTGGAGGCGGCCCTGAACCCGGCGCTCACGCTCACCCCGAGCCTGGCCCAGCTGGTGGGCCAGCTGCGCATGGAGCTGATCAACCTCGGCGGCCACCACGACCTCGATCAGGCCTCCCGCCACCACACCCTCAATGCCGCCCGCAACCTGGTGGATTCCAGCGTGCTGCTCACCGACCTGCTGCGCGCCGGGCGGCTGAGCGTGGAAGCGGCCTTCTACAACCTCCACACCACCACGATCGACTGGATGGGGGCGGTGATGCCGATGCGCACGGAGCAGTTCATCAGCACCCCCTGA
- the fabI gene encoding enoyl-ACP reductase FabI, translated as MLLDLRGKKALVTGIANNRSIAWGIAQQLAAAGCELGVTYLPDEKGRFEAKVRELTAPLNPSLFEPLNVQDPAQIEAVFEQVKRQWGQIDVLIHCLAFAGKEELVGDYSAISPEGFARALEVSAYSLAPLCRHAKPLFSQGASVITLSYLGAERAIPNYNVMGVAKAALEASVRYLAAELGPEKQVRVNAISAGPIRTLASSAIGGILEMIHNVEEKAPLKRTVTQDEVGATAAFLASPLASGITGQVLYVDAGYCITGM; from the coding sequence ATGCTCCTTGATCTGCGCGGCAAGAAGGCCCTGGTCACCGGCATCGCCAACAACCGCTCGATCGCCTGGGGCATTGCCCAGCAGCTCGCCGCCGCTGGCTGTGAGCTGGGGGTCACCTACCTGCCGGATGAGAAGGGCCGCTTCGAGGCCAAGGTGCGCGAGCTCACGGCGCCGCTGAACCCCAGCCTGTTCGAGCCCCTGAACGTGCAGGACCCCGCCCAGATCGAAGCGGTGTTCGAGCAGGTGAAGCGGCAGTGGGGGCAGATCGATGTGCTGATCCACTGCCTGGCCTTCGCCGGCAAGGAGGAGCTGGTGGGCGACTACTCCGCCATCAGCCCCGAGGGCTTCGCCCGGGCCCTGGAGGTGAGCGCCTACTCCCTGGCCCCCCTCTGCCGCCACGCCAAGCCCCTGTTCAGCCAGGGGGCCAGCGTGATCACCCTCAGCTACCTGGGCGCCGAGCGCGCCATCCCCAACTACAACGTGATGGGCGTGGCCAAGGCGGCCCTGGAGGCCTCGGTGCGCTATCTGGCCGCCGAGCTGGGTCCCGAGAAGCAGGTGCGCGTCAACGCCATCAGCGCCGGGCCGATCCGCACCCTGGCCAGCTCCGCCATCGGCGGCATCCTCGAGATGATCCACAACGTGGAGGAGAAGGCCCCGCTCAAGCGCACCGTGACGCAGGACGAAGTGGGCGCCACCGCCGCCTTCCTGGCCAGCCCCCTGGCCTCGGGCATCACCGGCCAGGTGCTCTACGTGGACGCCGGCTACTGCATCACCGGCATGTGA
- a CDS encoding LpxI family protein, protein MGDSTLAIIAGAGVLPRMLSQALRASGRPHLVCRPHGLEVELEDAEEFYFERSISFFRSLEKRGIRQVVMVGKFHRPRALNIMRFEGSTLMAAPRILASLRKGDDASLRSLAEIIEELGLEVVGVEDVAPKLLPEPGVYASRLPTEMDRADVERAAQIVEAISMVDVGQGAVVAGGLCLATEALPGTDAMLEWVASSRALPPEAPRSGVLYKAPKLQQDRRMDLPAIGPTTVAKAAAAGLSGIAWEARGALLLDAERTMADAERLGLFLWARQQIR, encoded by the coding sequence ATGGGTGACTCGACCCTCGCGATCATTGCCGGTGCCGGCGTGCTGCCCAGGATGCTCTCGCAGGCCCTGAGGGCGTCTGGGCGGCCTCACCTGGTCTGCCGGCCCCATGGCCTGGAGGTGGAGCTGGAGGACGCTGAGGAGTTCTACTTCGAGCGCTCCATCTCCTTTTTCCGCTCGCTCGAGAAGCGCGGCATCCGCCAGGTGGTGATGGTGGGCAAGTTCCACCGGCCCCGGGCCCTCAACATCATGCGTTTCGAGGGCTCCACCCTGATGGCGGCGCCCCGCATCCTGGCCTCGCTGCGCAAGGGCGACGACGCCTCCCTGCGGTCCCTGGCGGAGATCATCGAGGAGCTCGGGCTGGAGGTGGTGGGTGTGGAGGACGTGGCGCCCAAGCTGTTGCCCGAGCCAGGCGTCTACGCCAGCCGCCTGCCCACAGAGATGGACCGGGCGGATGTGGAGCGCGCCGCCCAGATCGTGGAGGCGATCTCGATGGTGGACGTGGGCCAGGGCGCAGTGGTGGCGGGGGGGCTCTGCCTGGCCACCGAAGCCCTGCCCGGCACCGACGCCATGCTCGAGTGGGTGGCCAGCAGCCGGGCCCTGCCACCGGAGGCGCCCCGTTCCGGCGTGCTCTACAAGGCCCCGAAGCTCCAGCAGGACCGCCGCATGGACCTGCCCGCCATCGGCCCCACCACGGTGGCGAAGGCCGCAGCAGCAGGCCTTTCCGGCATCGCCTGGGAGGCCCGCGGCGCCCTGCTGCTCGATGCCGAGCGCACCATGGCCGATGCCGAGCGCCTGGGGCTCTTCCTGTGGGCGCGCCAGCAGATCCGCTGA
- the hisS gene encoding histidine--tRNA ligase — protein sequence MASLQSLRGMVDLLPGATALWQYVEGRAAEHFRRAAIQEIRTPLLEATELFARGIGEATDVVGKEMYSFVDRGERSCTLRPEGTASVVRSVLQHGLLSQGPQRLWYGGPMFRYERPQAGRQRQFHQIGLELLGFADPRADVEAIAVAWDLLADLGVGGLALELNSLGSPEDRAGYRQQLVAWLEQRRSQLDPESQARLQSNPLRVLDSKHPDTQALLAEAPSLLESLCGASRERFEAVQAGLAALAIPVQLNPRLVRGLDYYSHTAFEITSDQLGAQATVCGGGRYDGLVQQLGGPATPAIGWAMGLERLVLLLSRSATAGLPSQPPPDLYVVSRGAEAEAQALPLARLCRRAGLVVEIDPSGAAFAKQFKRADRSRASWAAVIGEDEASAGVVLLRELRPSGVEGSPAASADQRLSPEQVAARLAR from the coding sequence TTGGCTTCGCTGCAGAGTCTGCGCGGCATGGTGGACCTCTTGCCTGGGGCCACGGCCCTCTGGCAGTACGTGGAAGGCCGGGCCGCGGAGCACTTTCGCCGCGCCGCCATCCAGGAGATCCGCACGCCGCTGCTGGAGGCGACTGAGCTGTTCGCCCGTGGCATCGGTGAGGCCACCGACGTGGTGGGCAAGGAGATGTACTCCTTCGTCGACCGGGGCGAGCGCAGTTGCACGCTGCGGCCGGAGGGCACGGCGTCGGTGGTGCGGTCCGTGCTGCAGCACGGGCTGCTCAGCCAGGGGCCCCAGCGGCTCTGGTATGGCGGGCCGATGTTCCGCTATGAGCGCCCCCAGGCCGGCCGCCAGCGCCAGTTCCATCAGATCGGCCTGGAACTGCTCGGCTTTGCCGACCCCCGCGCCGATGTGGAGGCCATCGCCGTGGCGTGGGATCTGCTGGCCGATCTGGGGGTGGGGGGCCTGGCGCTCGAGCTCAACAGCCTGGGCAGCCCGGAAGACCGCGCCGGCTACCGCCAGCAGCTGGTGGCCTGGCTGGAGCAGCGCCGCTCTCAGCTCGACCCCGAGTCCCAGGCCCGCCTCCAGAGCAACCCCCTGCGGGTGCTGGATTCCAAGCACCCCGATACCCAGGCCCTGCTGGCCGAGGCACCCAGCCTGCTGGAGAGCCTCTGTGGGGCCAGCCGCGAGCGCTTCGAGGCGGTGCAGGCCGGTCTGGCGGCGCTGGCCATTCCGGTGCAGCTCAATCCCCGCCTGGTGCGGGGCCTCGACTACTACAGCCACACGGCCTTCGAGATCACCAGCGATCAGCTCGGGGCCCAGGCCACCGTCTGCGGCGGCGGCCGCTACGACGGCCTGGTGCAGCAGCTGGGCGGCCCGGCCACACCGGCCATCGGCTGGGCGATGGGGCTGGAGCGGCTGGTGTTGCTGCTCAGCCGCTCTGCCACCGCGGGCCTGCCCAGCCAGCCGCCGCCGGATCTCTACGTGGTGAGCCGCGGCGCTGAGGCCGAGGCCCAGGCCCTGCCGCTGGCGCGGCTGTGCCGCCGGGCCGGGCTGGTGGTGGAGATCGATCCCAGCGGAGCCGCCTTCGCCAAGCAGTTCAAGCGGGCGGATCGCTCCAGGGCCTCCTGGGCTGCAGTGATCGGCGAGGACGAGGCCAGCGCCGGCGTGGTGCTGCTGCGCGAGCTGCGCCCCAGCGGGGTGGAGGGCTCCCCTGCCGCCAGCGCCGATCAGCGGCTCAGCCCCGAGCAAGTCGCGGCGCGGCTGGCCCGATGA